A single window of Caldimicrobium thiodismutans DNA harbors:
- the ftsA gene encoding cell division protein FtsA, which yields MKKGGGILVVDVGTTKICALVGEEREGKLWVTGMGVVPSLGLKRGSIINIEEASQSIRNAIEKAVTQAKLEPDYIFTGIAGSHIKTQSNMGVVALKEKEVTPQDVEEVLASAQAIDLPQDRILLHVIPQEFVVDQTRGIVHPVGMMGVRLEAHVQLITAQRSYVQNLLRCFENLNLDVDGVIFQGLASAEAVLTPEEKELGVLLIDFGGGTSDIVIYKENVLRYVASVPVGGELLTGDLAVCLRTTRTEAEKIKIERGVCLRELVDEEDVIEVAGIGQRPGRKISKKILAEILEERVKELLVLIEAEIKNFPKTFLTSGVVLTGGSSLLPGLLYLADQILDLPARVGYPERLPGLTEEISHPQFATAVGMLMYVYQNHYQGLEKPSQKEGGLMEKIKKLLKI from the coding sequence ATGAAGAAAGGTGGAGGAATTTTAGTTGTTGATGTAGGGACAACCAAGATTTGTGCTCTTGTGGGAGAGGAAAGGGAGGGCAAGCTCTGGGTTACCGGGATGGGGGTTGTGCCCTCTCTGGGCCTAAAAAGGGGGTCCATTATTAATATTGAAGAGGCCTCTCAGAGTATAAGGAATGCTATAGAAAAGGCTGTTACTCAGGCTAAACTTGAACCGGATTATATTTTTACCGGAATAGCTGGGAGCCATATTAAGACTCAGTCTAATATGGGAGTGGTAGCTCTAAAGGAGAAAGAGGTTACCCCTCAGGATGTGGAGGAGGTTTTAGCTTCAGCTCAGGCTATAGACCTTCCTCAGGATAGGATCTTGCTCCATGTGATCCCTCAGGAATTTGTGGTGGATCAGACAAGGGGGATTGTGCATCCTGTTGGAATGATGGGGGTCAGGCTTGAGGCTCATGTGCAGTTAATTACTGCTCAAAGGAGTTATGTGCAGAACCTTTTGAGATGTTTTGAAAACTTGAATTTAGATGTGGATGGGGTTATTTTTCAGGGCTTAGCCTCAGCTGAAGCTGTGCTTACACCAGAAGAAAAAGAGCTGGGGGTCTTACTCATTGATTTTGGAGGAGGAACAAGCGATATAGTTATTTATAAGGAAAATGTTTTAAGATATGTGGCCTCTGTTCCCGTAGGAGGAGAACTTCTTACTGGGGACCTTGCGGTCTGTCTGCGAACGACACGCACTGAGGCAGAAAAAATTAAGATTGAAAGAGGAGTCTGTTTAAGGGAGCTTGTAGATGAGGAAGATGTTATTGAGGTTGCAGGAATTGGCCAAAGACCTGGGCGGAAAATAAGTAAAAAGATTCTGGCAGAGATTCTTGAAGAACGCGTCAAAGAGCTCTTGGTTCTTATTGAAGCAGAAATAAAAAATTTCCCCAAGACCTTTTTAACAAGCGGAGTGGTCTTAACTGGTGGGTCATCCCTTCTTCCGGGGCTTTTGTATTTAGCAGATCAGATCCTTGATCTTCCTGCTCGTGTGGGCTATCCCGAAAGACTTCCTGGTCTTACAGAGGAGATCTCTCATCCGCAATTTGCAACTGCTGTAGGCATGCTTATGTATGTTTACCAAAACCATTATCAAGGTTTAGAAAAACCCTCACAAAAAGAGGGAGGGTTAATGGAAAAGATAAAAAAACTTTTAAAAATATAG
- a CDS encoding riboflavin synthase, with the protein MFTGLIEGKGIIRRLVPQGQGFLIEIESEFSLGDTQIGDSIAVDGICLTATKVLEKKFTAQVSPETIARTTLKIKKAGDEVNLERALKLGASIGGHLVSGHVDATGKIINISKVGDYYLFEIEIPQELSPYLIPKGSIAVDGISLTINEVSSNKFALMIIPHTYKVTTLSSKKIGDFVNLEVDMIAKMVYQWAKPYLEKLSSQRGKEITLDFLKNHGFL; encoded by the coding sequence ATGTTTACAGGTCTAATTGAGGGGAAGGGAATTATTCGTAGATTAGTTCCTCAAGGCCAGGGGTTCCTTATTGAAATTGAAAGTGAATTTTCCTTAGGTGATACTCAAATCGGTGATAGCATAGCTGTGGATGGAATTTGTCTTACCGCAACTAAAGTTTTAGAAAAAAAATTTACTGCCCAGGTATCCCCTGAGACCATTGCTCGGACAACCCTTAAAATTAAAAAGGCTGGAGATGAAGTGAATTTAGAGAGGGCACTTAAACTGGGGGCTTCAATTGGAGGGCACTTAGTTTCAGGGCATGTAGATGCTACAGGGAAAATAATTAATATCTCTAAGGTTGGAGACTATTATCTCTTTGAAATAGAAATACCTCAAGAATTATCTCCCTATCTTATCCCTAAGGGCTCGATTGCCGTTGATGGCATAAGTTTAACTATTAATGAAGTTAGCTCAAATAAGTTTGCCCTTATGATTATTCCCCATACCTATAAGGTAACCACCCTTTCTTCAAAAAAAATTGGAGACTTCGTAAATCTTGAAGTTGATATGATTGCAAAAATGGTCTATCAATGGGCAAAACCCTATCTGGAAAAACTCTCTTCACAACGGGGTAAAGAGATCACCTTAGATTTCTTAAAAAATCATGGTTTTCTGTGA
- a CDS encoding secondary thiamine-phosphate synthase enzyme YjbQ, which produces MEIITIKTTKKTELIDITSDVERVLPHKDGICILFNPHTTAGLIVNEGADPSVKEDILAIFSQLAPEKYPYKHLEGNSPGHIKSSLTGPTLILLVEKGKLLLGTWQRVFFAEYDGPRNRKVYVKFMEG; this is translated from the coding sequence ATGGAGATAATTACTATAAAAACTACCAAAAAGACCGAGTTAATAGATATAACCTCTGATGTAGAGAGGGTCCTACCCCATAAAGACGGAATTTGTATTCTTTTCAATCCCCATACTACAGCGGGTCTGATTGTAAATGAAGGAGCTGATCCTTCAGTAAAGGAAGATATATTAGCCATATTTTCACAGCTTGCCCCAGAGAAGTATCCTTATAAACACCTTGAAGGGAATTCGCCAGGGCATATTAAGTCAAGTCTCACTGGCCCTACATTAATTCTTCTTGTTGAAAAAGGAAAACTTCTTCTTGGGACATGGCAGAGAGTTTTTTTTGCTGAATATGATGGGCCAAGAAATAGAAAGGTATATGTAAAATTTATGGAGGGATAA
- a CDS encoding cell division protein FtsQ/DivIB, whose protein sequence is MLILLSGVIIYLLYFTNLFVLKEIRIRDNKRVSQEEIIKLTGLKGGERLFGIDLKLLKAKIKKHPFIEDCVILRRIPSLLEISVREREGLAILIRENRGYLIDKQGVILGGILPQDYLFYPLVEIKDEEWKDKFFTFLDWIKHNKSYLPVFENFAKITLERDKIIFETKNHLRIYFPVSIMEEWINLYKYLDRIMVYLYDNQMIEKVEIIRLDYPFGQALLKFRS, encoded by the coding sequence ATGCTTATACTCCTTTCAGGAGTAATTATTTATCTCCTTTACTTTACCAATCTTTTTGTTTTGAAAGAGATTAGGATTAGAGATAATAAAAGGGTATCCCAGGAAGAAATAATCAAGCTTACAGGATTAAAAGGTGGAGAAAGGCTCTTTGGAATAGACTTGAAACTCCTCAAGGCCAAAATCAAAAAACACCCCTTTATTGAGGACTGCGTAATCCTTAGGCGCATCCCCTCTTTACTTGAGATCTCTGTTAGAGAAAGAGAAGGCCTTGCCATCCTTATAAGAGAAAACAGAGGTTATCTTATAGATAAGCAGGGAGTGATTCTTGGGGGTATTCTCCCTCAGGATTATCTCTTTTATCCCTTAGTTGAAATAAAAGATGAGGAGTGGAAGGATAAATTTTTTACCTTTCTTGATTGGATTAAACATAACAAGTCCTATCTTCCTGTATTTGAAAATTTTGCTAAAATTACCCTGGAAAGAGATAAAATAATCTTTGAGACCAAAAATCATTTACGAATTTATTTTCCGGTGAGTATAATGGAGGAATGGATAAACCTTTACAAATATCTTGACCGCATTATGGTATATTTATACGATAATCAAATGATTGAAAAGGTTGAAATAATAAGGCTTGATTATCCCTTTGGTCAGGCTTTACTAAAGTTTAGGAGTTAA
- the ftsZ gene encoding cell division protein FtsZ, with translation MTLPFDLVHQEDVKLQPNIKVIGVGGAGGNAVSHMIKRGLIGVEFIVANTDYKVLSLNPASIKLQLGKNLTRGLGAGGKPEIGKKAAEESEKEIRDVLKDADMVFLAAGMGGGTGTGATPIIASICKELGILTVAVVTKPFSFEGKIRMKQAEEGLEEVKKYVDTLITIPNDKLILLGSPQERLYEMFKKADDVLYYAVRGISDLILSPGYINLDFADVKAVMTETGGVALMGMGEASGEERAELATQMAISSPLLEDLSISGAKGLLLNISVHPETLTLQETQYITGMVSKELHPEARVYLGVVFDENLGENLRITIIATGLEKEKRVSTSGEKVISLEERSRAKEEKKKIDWREWLNEDLLEVPTILRKSAD, from the coding sequence ATGACTTTACCCTTTGATCTGGTTCATCAAGAGGATGTGAAACTTCAGCCCAACATAAAAGTTATTGGAGTAGGGGGGGCAGGTGGAAATGCGGTCTCCCATATGATAAAACGCGGTTTAATAGGAGTTGAATTTATTGTGGCTAATACTGATTATAAAGTTCTCTCCCTAAATCCAGCCTCTATTAAGCTTCAGCTTGGTAAGAATCTAACGCGTGGTCTTGGAGCAGGAGGAAAGCCAGAGATTGGAAAAAAGGCAGCGGAGGAGTCTGAAAAGGAAATTCGGGATGTCCTTAAAGATGCAGATATGGTTTTTTTAGCTGCTGGCATGGGAGGAGGAACAGGCACAGGAGCAACTCCCATAATTGCAAGTATCTGTAAAGAGTTGGGAATACTTACTGTAGCAGTGGTTACCAAGCCCTTTTCTTTTGAGGGTAAAATCAGGATGAAACAGGCTGAGGAAGGCCTTGAGGAAGTAAAAAAGTATGTGGACACCTTAATTACTATTCCCAATGATAAACTTATTTTATTGGGCTCCCCTCAGGAAAGACTTTATGAGATGTTTAAAAAGGCTGATGATGTTTTATATTATGCAGTAAGAGGTATTTCAGATCTTATTTTATCTCCCGGGTATATTAATCTTGACTTTGCTGATGTTAAGGCGGTGATGACAGAAACAGGAGGAGTTGCTTTGATGGGTATGGGAGAGGCAAGCGGAGAGGAGAGAGCAGAGCTTGCGACTCAAATGGCTATTTCAAGTCCCCTCCTTGAGGATCTCTCCATCAGCGGTGCTAAGGGTCTTCTTCTTAACATAAGTGTTCATCCTGAAACCCTTACCCTTCAAGAGACCCAGTATATTACAGGAATGGTTTCAAAGGAGCTTCATCCTGAGGCAAGAGTTTATCTTGGTGTAGTTTTTGATGAAAACCTTGGAGAAAACTTACGAATTACCATTATTGCCACAGGCCTTGAAAAGGAGAAAAGGGTCTCCACTTCAGGCGAAAAGGTCATTTCCCTTGAAGAAAGAAGTAGGGCTAAGGAAGAGAAAAAGAAGATCGACTGGAGAGAGTGGCTTAATGAAGATCTTCTTGAGGTGCCCACTATCCTTCGCAAAAGTGCTGATTAA
- a CDS encoding ferredoxin domain-containing protein: protein MKINPEKEAVEKLAYELLVSARTAPKARGQDDIVLALVIKREEMEAIAQEMEKIAERGEAFKFFKRDAENLRNSEALVLISLDFKRPVGVNCGACGFTCESILKVTKQKLDYEGPVCAMRLIDLGIAIGSAVSKAKDLCLDNRVMYTIGVAVKRLGLMPGDIILGIPLSVKGKNIYFDRRF from the coding sequence ATGAAGATAAATCCAGAGAAAGAGGCAGTGGAAAAGCTTGCCTATGAGCTTTTAGTATCTGCAAGAACTGCTCCTAAGGCCAGAGGGCAAGATGATATTGTCCTTGCCTTAGTTATAAAAAGGGAAGAAATGGAAGCAATTGCCCAGGAGATGGAAAAAATAGCCGAGCGTGGAGAGGCCTTTAAATTCTTTAAAAGGGATGCAGAAAATTTGCGGAATTCAGAGGCCTTAGTTTTAATCTCCCTTGACTTTAAAAGGCCTGTTGGTGTCAACTGCGGAGCCTGTGGTTTCACCTGTGAAAGCATTCTGAAGGTGACTAAACAAAAGCTTGATTATGAAGGTCCGGTATGCGCTATGAGACTCATTGATCTTGGTATTGCTATAGGTTCTGCAGTCTCAAAAGCTAAGGATTTATGCCTTGATAATAGGGTTATGTATACTATTGGAGTAGCAGTCAAAAGACTTGGTTTAATGCCCGGGGATATTATCCTTGGAATCCCCCTAAGTGTTAAAGGTAAAAACATTTACTTTGATCGGAGGTTTTAA
- a CDS encoding FmdB family zinc ribbon protein: MPIYEFKCEKCGKIFEALCFTKEDEKDVRCIYCGSKDVTKEYSSFATSWGRGFIGGSGSCGGGRGFGFG; this comes from the coding sequence ATGCCTATTTATGAATTTAAGTGTGAAAAGTGTGGCAAGATTTTTGAAGCCCTTTGTTTCACCAAAGAAGATGAGAAAGATGTAAGGTGCATTTATTGTGGTTCTAAGGATGTTACAAAGGAATACTCCTCTTTTGCTACCTCCTGGGGTAGAGGATTTATAGGAGGCTCTGGTTCTTGTGGCGGGGGAAGAGGTTTTGGCTTTGGTTGA
- the amrB gene encoding AmmeMemoRadiSam system protein B yields the protein MNNLDPEFKPLLRQVDLFPGEFQGQQVVLLRDPVGIVDEVIALPQGILFLLALMDGEHDLRDLQAEATKRTGQIVPLEEIVKLVSLLDAKGFLWSKSFEEIKERAYQAWFQQRLRLMAHANMGYPLEQDEAKAFLDKILSLSSADGKEASRILIAPHIDLRVGAKAYAEAYKRFKPQAGSRVIILGVGHYLDFPYSVLTKDIATPFGILRNDRGGLLYLTNSKKLELFPDHIAHKLEHSIEFQALFLHHLFGDDVVVLPVLIGSHRLLFSNEKLIDGLVEGLLDLLDERSYIVLGIDFCHLGLRYGDPVSVDEILAQSALKHDRDLLELAFSGKVKELEDFVLALERMKVCGASALYILSKLISKGVFQGKGEIFYQEVLPFGEGSAVSVASAGYII from the coding sequence GTGAATAACCTGGATCCAGAATTTAAACCCCTTCTTCGCCAAGTTGATCTTTTTCCTGGAGAATTTCAAGGTCAGCAGGTTGTCCTCTTAAGGGACCCAGTAGGAATTGTAGATGAGGTAATTGCTCTTCCTCAGGGAATTCTCTTTTTGCTTGCCCTTATGGATGGAGAGCACGATCTGCGAGATCTTCAGGCTGAAGCCACAAAAAGAACCGGCCAAATTGTCCCTCTTGAGGAGATTGTAAAACTTGTCAGTTTGCTTGATGCTAAAGGTTTTCTCTGGAGTAAGAGCTTTGAAGAGATAAAGGAGAGGGCCTATCAGGCCTGGTTTCAACAGAGACTCCGTCTTATGGCCCATGCTAATATGGGGTATCCTTTAGAACAAGATGAAGCTAAGGCCTTCTTGGATAAGATTTTGAGTCTTTCCTCTGCCGATGGAAAAGAGGCCTCTCGGATACTTATTGCCCCTCATATAGATTTGAGAGTTGGAGCTAAGGCCTATGCAGAAGCCTATAAGAGATTTAAGCCTCAGGCGGGATCAAGGGTCATTATTCTTGGTGTGGGGCACTACCTTGATTTTCCCTATTCGGTCTTAACCAAGGATATAGCTACTCCTTTTGGTATCTTAAGGAATGATAGGGGAGGTCTTCTATATCTAACTAATTCAAAAAAGCTTGAGCTTTTTCCAGATCACATTGCCCATAAACTTGAGCATTCTATTGAGTTTCAGGCCTTATTCTTGCATCACCTTTTTGGAGATGATGTAGTTGTCCTCCCTGTTCTTATAGGTTCTCATCGCCTTCTTTTTTCTAATGAGAAACTTATAGATGGATTAGTTGAGGGGCTTTTGGATCTCCTTGATGAAAGGAGTTATATAGTGTTGGGAATTGATTTTTGTCATCTTGGTCTTCGTTATGGAGACCCTGTAAGCGTTGACGAAATTCTGGCTCAATCTGCCCTTAAGCACGATAGAGATCTTCTTGAACTTGCTTTTTCAGGAAAGGTTAAAGAGCTGGAAGATTTTGTCCTTGCCCTGGAGAGAATGAAGGTCTGTGGAGCAAGTGCTTTGTATATATTATCTAAACTCATCTCAAAGGGAGTTTTTCAGGGCAAGGGGGAGATTTTTTATCAAGAGGTTTTACCCTTTGGCGAGGGTTCAGCTGTAAGTGTAGCTTCAGCGGGTTATATTATCTAA
- a CDS encoding phosphoribosylanthranilate isomerase codes for MIGGFKISVKIKICGITNLEDIKLLEAYPVHYLGFILYPPSPRYVGSRLSELLKAVKIPKKVAVFVDAPYEEIKSALDLGVDLIQLHGRENLDLARKIGLQRCIKTFRIKDSLSFDELDYWRDAYALLLDTYKEGLPGGTGKTFNWDIARDIVLKGHRIFLAGGLNPDNVLEAVSKVNPYAIDLSSGLEKSPGKKDPKKIEVFFEKLKGVTTPLVS; via the coding sequence TTGATCGGAGGTTTTAAAATTTCCGTTAAAATAAAAATTTGCGGTATCACTAATCTTGAAGATATTAAGCTTCTTGAAGCATATCCTGTTCACTACTTAGGATTTATTCTCTATCCTCCTTCCCCACGATATGTTGGTTCAAGGCTTTCAGAACTTTTAAAGGCTGTAAAAATCCCTAAAAAAGTAGCTGTTTTTGTGGATGCTCCTTACGAGGAAATAAAATCAGCCCTTGACCTTGGGGTAGATTTAATCCAACTTCATGGTCGGGAGAATTTAGATCTGGCCAGAAAAATTGGTTTACAACGCTGTATTAAAACTTTTCGAATCAAAGATTCCCTTTCTTTTGATGAACTTGATTATTGGAGAGATGCTTATGCCCTTTTACTTGACACCTATAAAGAGGGTCTACCTGGGGGGACAGGAAAGACCTTCAACTGGGATATCGCTAGAGACATTGTCTTAAAAGGCCATAGAATTTTTTTAGCAGGGGGATTAAACCCTGACAATGTTTTAGAGGCAGTTTCAAAGGTAAATCCCTATGCCATTGACCTATCTTCAGGGCTTGAAAAATCGCCGGGAAAAAAAGATCCTAAAAAAATAGAGGTGTTCTTTGAAAAACTCAAGGGGGTAACTACCCCCTTGGTCTCTTAA
- a CDS encoding ParB/RepB/Spo0J family partition protein, whose protein sequence is MKEIAYFEDPVKGQPLKLALFKIEEIEPPPFQRDISESLKKHLEMSIEKLGFLTPIVVVPKGGKYYVVDGRHRLEAMRDLGAKEILAVVVDESLYHYILEFNTEKPPNVKDKSKQAYRLFMDFLKESPDLLEEELFTYFKEPMLITFGFTIEEYDPRFPASFYESFLEKIDQFLRLPLPSAAEERRNRAKALLELNQVVNEKYAEFGWENALLKGEIVRKAVQRAYGMRVRTIEEEFYSALERVKDACNNLTLEDFGGLSE, encoded by the coding sequence ATGAAAGAAATAGCCTATTTTGAAGATCCAGTCAAAGGTCAACCACTTAAACTTGCCTTATTTAAGATTGAAGAGATAGAGCCTCCCCCCTTTCAACGAGATATCTCTGAGAGCTTGAAAAAGCATTTAGAGATGTCTATTGAAAAACTTGGATTTCTTACCCCAATTGTAGTTGTGCCAAAGGGAGGAAAATATTATGTAGTGGATGGAAGACATAGATTAGAGGCTATGCGTGATCTTGGAGCAAAGGAGATCTTAGCAGTTGTTGTTGATGAAAGCCTTTACCATTATATTCTTGAGTTTAATACAGAAAAACCCCCTAATGTAAAAGATAAATCTAAACAGGCCTATCGGCTTTTTATGGACTTTTTGAAGGAATCCCCAGACCTTTTGGAAGAGGAACTTTTTACCTATTTTAAGGAACCTATGTTGATCACCTTTGGATTTACCATTGAGGAATACGATCCCCGCTTTCCAGCAAGTTTTTATGAATCCTTTCTTGAAAAGATTGATCAATTTTTGAGATTACCCTTACCTTCTGCCGCTGAGGAGCGGAGAAATAGAGCAAAGGCCCTACTTGAATTAAATCAGGTAGTAAATGAAAAATATGCAGAGTTTGGCTGGGAAAATGCCCTTCTCAAGGGTGAAATAGTGAGAAAGGCTGTGCAGAGAGCCTACGGTATGAGAGTGAGAACCATTGAAGAAGAGTTTTATTCTGCCCTTGAGAGGGTAAAAGATGCCTGTAACAACTTAACACTCGAGGATTTTGGAGGTCTAAGTGAATAA
- a CDS encoding ATP-binding protein has translation MKKLKIWIFLGFIFFLPISSLAKERIVIYALNAKILDRPLINCEALAGYLNQKSKDFSFSCLYVDDRYFRDVKSPNFQLAIVNPPIFINLKERFQDRETKGVFPIFNIYSYEFSRKGLQGAVIFTLKDSSINSLSNLKGKTIGIVSDCASCFALSLYELNKIGIKEDHIKLKRLGSWEKVIEAVLKKEVNAGAVRTGVLEYLNKKKYINLNKIKVLASKSYPDFPFLVSTTLIPDWYLVYTREASPKLISTLYQALSDLAQMKKEIPNSDLMVILPYEPHQLYVIMKELLIGPFFPLRKMVEAEKQRLTIIYSALILLAGFTIFYLLYLYRKNTRLNKELEEGKKILESLLEEKSTSLSIISKKLKEEMEILETMFKNIDTGVALLNENGLILKANKTFQDIFEQDLKSLLGKSFKSLLKEVNCEISHDIPDKKEISETKNTIKIKIDNREKFIYFREIALEEILKSLAIVRDITSEKKWEAEVTRYTQLETLRVIASGLAHDLNNLLSSILNNTEILLRKGSALPYKILEKLQAIKNTCLRAKSITQELLVYGKSLILSPELFSLPEFLREVTAFALAGSGIKILYSFDPRIKSIECDKNLLSIALHNILVNARQAMNDKGIIKIVTELTKPYVMLGISDTGPGIPEKIKKDLFKPFITTKPGGSGLGLFSANRIIEAHGGKIEIESSPGQGTTVKIYLPFSEKEVSPVEAPQLQFSTPESKKRILLMDDEIEIRESLKELLESFDFEVITCENGEEALQLYERDGPFDAVILDLTVPGALDGIQTFYELKKRDPEVKAILATGYAYKKETLDAKALGFKEVLIKPFSLESLLEVLDNITR, from the coding sequence ATGAAAAAGTTGAAAATATGGATTTTTTTAGGTTTTATCTTTTTTCTTCCTATCTCCTCATTAGCTAAGGAAAGGATAGTTATCTATGCTCTTAATGCTAAGATTCTTGATAGACCCCTTATAAATTGTGAGGCCCTTGCAGGTTATCTCAATCAGAAAAGCAAGGATTTTTCCTTTTCATGCCTATATGTTGATGATAGATATTTCAGGGATGTGAAAAGCCCAAATTTTCAACTGGCCATCGTTAATCCCCCCATCTTTATAAATTTAAAAGAAAGATTTCAAGACCGGGAAACAAAGGGAGTTTTTCCTATTTTTAACATCTATTCCTATGAATTTTCAAGAAAAGGGCTTCAAGGAGCAGTTATTTTTACTTTAAAGGATTCTTCCATAAATTCTCTCTCTAATTTAAAGGGGAAAACCATAGGGATAGTTTCTGACTGTGCGAGCTGTTTTGCACTAAGCCTATATGAGCTTAATAAGATTGGGATTAAAGAAGATCATATAAAACTGAAGAGATTAGGTAGCTGGGAAAAAGTGATTGAAGCTGTTTTAAAAAAAGAAGTTAATGCTGGTGCAGTAAGGACAGGAGTTTTAGAATATCTTAATAAGAAAAAATATATAAATCTCAATAAAATCAAGGTTTTGGCCTCTAAAAGCTATCCAGATTTTCCCTTTCTTGTCTCAACTACCCTTATTCCAGACTGGTATTTAGTGTATACAAGGGAGGCCTCCCCTAAACTTATATCAACCCTTTATCAGGCCTTATCTGATCTTGCTCAAATGAAAAAGGAGATACCAAATTCCGATCTTATGGTTATACTTCCCTATGAGCCCCATCAACTATATGTTATAATGAAAGAACTTCTTATCGGACCTTTTTTTCCTTTACGCAAAATGGTTGAAGCTGAAAAACAAAGACTTACTATTATCTATTCAGCTTTAATTTTATTAGCTGGATTTACTATTTTCTACCTCCTTTATTTATATAGAAAAAATACTCGCTTAAATAAAGAACTTGAAGAGGGAAAGAAAATTCTTGAGTCTTTATTGGAAGAAAAAAGCACCTCTCTAAGTATAATTTCAAAAAAGCTTAAGGAGGAAATGGAAATTCTTGAAACTATGTTTAAAAATATAGATACAGGTGTAGCTCTTCTTAATGAAAATGGCCTAATCTTAAAAGCAAATAAGACCTTTCAAGATATATTTGAACAGGATCTAAAATCTCTTTTGGGTAAATCTTTTAAATCTTTGTTAAAAGAAGTAAATTGTGAGATCAGCCATGATATTCCTGATAAAAAAGAAATATCTGAGACGAAAAATACAATAAAAATAAAGATAGATAATAGAGAAAAATTCATATATTTTAGAGAAATTGCCTTAGAAGAGATTTTAAAATCTTTAGCTATAGTGCGAGACATAACCTCGGAGAAAAAGTGGGAAGCAGAGGTAACCCGCTACACCCAGCTTGAGACTTTAAGAGTGATTGCCAGTGGCCTTGCCCATGATCTAAATAATCTTCTCAGCAGTATTTTGAATAACACCGAAATTCTTCTTAGGAAAGGATCAGCTCTTCCTTATAAGATTCTTGAAAAGCTTCAGGCAATTAAAAATACCTGTCTCCGGGCAAAATCCATAACTCAGGAACTTCTTGTCTATGGAAAAAGTTTAATTCTCTCCCCTGAACTTTTCTCCCTTCCTGAATTTCTGCGAGAAGTAACTGCCTTTGCTTTAGCTGGCTCGGGTATAAAAATTTTATATTCCTTTGATCCTCGAATTAAGTCCATTGAGTGTGATAAAAATTTATTAAGTATTGCCTTACATAATATTCTTGTTAATGCAAGACAAGCTATGAATGACAAAGGCATCATAAAAATTGTTACTGAATTAACTAAACCATATGTAATGTTAGGAATTTCTGATACAGGCCCTGGAATTCCTGAAAAGATCAAAAAAGATCTTTTCAAACCCTTTATAACCACTAAACCTGGTGGTTCAGGACTTGGCCTATTCTCAGCCAATAGAATTATCGAGGCTCATGGTGGTAAAATTGAAATTGAGAGTTCTCCTGGTCAGGGAACGACAGTTAAAATATATTTACCCTTTTCTGAAAAAGAGGTCTCCCCTGTTGAAGCCCCTCAATTGCAATTTTCCACTCCCGAGAGTAAAAAACGCATACTTCTTATGGATGATGAGATAGAGATTAGAGAGTCCTTAAAGGAACTTCTTGAATCCTTTGATTTTGAGGTTATTACCTGTGAAAATGGGGAAGAGGCCCTTCAATTATATGAAAGAGATGGGCCTTTTGATGCAGTTATTCTTGATCTTACAGTTCCAGGTGCCTTGGATGGTATTCAGACCTTTTATGAATTAAAAAAGAGGGATCCAGAGGTAAAGGCCATTTTAGCAACTGGCTATGCCTATAAAAAAGAAACTCTTGATGCAAAGGCCTTAGGATTTAAAGAGGTCCTCATAAAACCCTTTAGTCTGGAGAGCCTTCTTGAGGTCTTAGATAATATAACCCGCTGA